TGTGAAGGGGATCTCTGGGGTTTCTGAGCATATCTCTAGCGTCTTTACTGGCACTAGAGCGGTGACGAGGCTCTTATGGTCGCGGATTATCGAGAACAAAGGATCACCGTCGGCGCCGACGATGAAGACGTCGGTTTTTGTCCCAGGCGGCAACTTCATCTCGCCACGGATATTTCTTATGGTATATACCACCTTTTTTATCGCCGCGAAGGCTTCGTCGACGGTGGCGTCTATAGCTTTTTCGTCGATGATGGAGGGATATGGCGCCACGACGCATGCTTTGGCGTAGAGGGCTTCCAAAGCCTCTTTTGTGTAGACGTCGATAGCAGCGTCGCCAATATTAACGCCCAGACGCTTTTTCATAAGCATAAACAGCTCTTCGGTGATGAAAGGCGTGATAGGATGCAACAGCCGTATCGCCGTACACAGCACTATTGCCAGGATTTTTTGCTTGTTTTCACGGTCGGAAGAAGACCCTTCTTTGCCGTATAGCACAGGCTTCACGATCTCGAGGTAGTATGCGCAGAACTCCTTCCAGAAGAAATCGTATGCCGCTATGGCAGCATGGTCGAAGGCGAGGTTGTCTAGGTGTCCATTGACAGCTCCGACGACACGGTTCAGCGTCGAAAGCATCCATCTGTCTTCGAGAGAAAGGATCTCCATGTCGAGACCCGAAGCGAAAGCTTCAGAAGACAGGGGAGAAAGTCCTTCGTCGGCGTTTCCGTCGAGGTGCATAAAGATAAAACGTGCGCCGTTCCATACCTTGTTGGCGAAGTTCTTGTATTCCTCGAACTTCCTGATGTCGAGGTCTATCTCGCGGAGCTGTGACGGCGTAGCACACAACGTCATACGTATCGCGTCGGTGCCATATAGCTCTATAAGCTCTAAAGGATCGATGATGTTGCCTTTGGACTTCGACATCTTCTCCCATTTGTGCTCTACATCAGCAGGGATAGGGGACTCTCCGGAGTCGTAAGCTATACGTTCTTCATTAGAGACGTACTGTATCGCACCTTTGTCGCCCTTACGCCAATACGACTTTCCATAGATAAGCCCATGGAGGAATACCTTGCCGAAGGGGAACTCTCCAAGAGCATATTTCCCCATAGCTATCATGCGCGCCACCCAGAAGAATAAGATGTCGTGACCAGTGATAAGGATGTCGTTGGGATAGAATTTCTCGACTTCAGGGGTCTTTTCAGGCCAGCCGAGAGCGCTGAAAGGCCAGAATGCCGAAGAAAACCAGGTGTCAAGGACGTCTTCATCTTGTCGCCACTCGTCAGGAGATTCTTCGACTTCAGGAGGTAAACCTTCGCCGTCGTAGCATATTATCGTCTCGGGGTCGTCGACATGATACCATATCGGTATCCTATGTCCCCACCACAGCTGCCGGCTGATGCACCAGTCCCTGAGGTTGTCGACCCAATGGAAATATGTGTTCTTCCACGTCTCGGGGATCAGCGATACATGATCCTCTTCGACGGCGGTTTTCAGGGTTTTTGCGAAGCCTTCCATCTTGATAAACCACTGCTTAGACATATACGGCTCGATGACAGCCTTAGACCTATACGATATCCCCACCCTATGGGTGTGAGGCTCGATCTTCTCTAGAAGGCCAAGGTCTTTCATCGCCGCGACGACAGCACCGCGAGCTTCTTCCATAGACATGCCCTTGAACTTCCCGCCATTCTTGTTGATATGGCCGTCAGGGGTCATGATGTTGATGAACTCAAGGTCGTGCTCAAGACCCATAAGGTAGTCGTTAGGGTCGTGAGAAGGCGTCGTCTTAACCATGCCAGTGCCGAACTCGGGGTCGACACGATGGTCGCCAATGATAGGTATGGGCCTGTCAACAAGAGGTAATATGACGTTCTCGCCGATAAGATGAGCATAACGCTCGTCACTAGGCGATACCGCAACAGCAGTGTCGCCGAGCATCGTCTCAGGACGCGTAGTAGCGACGACAGCATGGCCAGAACCGTCGGCAAAAGGATACTTGAAATACCATAAAGACGACGCCTTCTCTTCATCTTCGACCTCGTCGTCAGCAAGAGCAGTCTGTGTTACAGGGTCCCAGTTGACAAGATAGTCGCCACGATAAATAAGACCTTCGTCGTAAAGCCTCTTGAAGACAGCACGGACAGAAGCATTGCAGCCATCGTCCATAGTAAAACGCTGACGTGACCAGTCGCACGAACACCCCAGACGTTTAAGCTGGTTGATGATCCTGTTCTCATTGCTGTCCTTCCACTCCCAGATGTGATTAAGAAACTCCTCGCGAGGATATTCCTTGCGACGACGACCCTCGGTGTTCATAAGATGACGCTCTACGACCGTCTGCGTGGCAATGCCTGCATGGTCGGTGCCAGGGACCCATAATGCCTCGAAACCACTCATACGCTTCCACCTGATAAGGACGTCCTGCAAGGTGTTCGTCAATGCATGCCCCATATGCAACGTTCCCGTGACATTAGGCGGTGGAATGACGATACAATACGGCTCCTTTTCAGAAGATGGGTCGACAGCGAAGAAATCGCCCTCTTCCCAGAAACGTGACCATTTATCTTCGGTTTTATGAGGGTCGTAAGCTTTAGGTAAAGATTCGTGTGCCATAGGTAAAATATCCTGTATTATAAACTAGGCGAAATAGTACCATAACACCACCCTATCGGGGAAGGACAATGTTTTTGCTTCCACAAAAAATAATAATAGCGGGAATTGCTAAGAAATATAGCGATTTCTTGACTTTTTAAGGGGAATATGCTATCATATGCAACTAATTATTTGAAACTTACGTATGTAGGCCGAAGGAGAATATTATGACAGCAACAAGCATAGCAATGGCAGCAAGGGTCGCCAAATACGGTGAGACTGCCACCATGGGTCCGCTCACATTTTTGGAATT
The DNA window shown above is from Waddliaceae bacterium and carries:
- a CDS encoding valine--tRNA ligase, whose product is MAHESLPKAYDPHKTEDKWSRFWEEGDFFAVDPSSEKEPYCIVIPPPNVTGTLHMGHALTNTLQDVLIRWKRMSGFEALWVPGTDHAGIATQTVVERHLMNTEGRRRKEYPREEFLNHIWEWKDSNENRIINQLKRLGCSCDWSRQRFTMDDGCNASVRAVFKRLYDEGLIYRGDYLVNWDPVTQTALADDEVEDEEKASSLWYFKYPFADGSGHAVVATTRPETMLGDTAVAVSPSDERYAHLIGENVILPLVDRPIPIIGDHRVDPEFGTGMVKTTPSHDPNDYLMGLEHDLEFINIMTPDGHINKNGGKFKGMSMEEARGAVVAAMKDLGLLEKIEPHTHRVGISYRSKAVIEPYMSKQWFIKMEGFAKTLKTAVEEDHVSLIPETWKNTYFHWVDNLRDWCISRQLWWGHRIPIWYHVDDPETIICYDGEGLPPEVEESPDEWRQDEDVLDTWFSSAFWPFSALGWPEKTPEVEKFYPNDILITGHDILFFWVARMIAMGKYALGEFPFGKVFLHGLIYGKSYWRKGDKGAIQYVSNEERIAYDSGESPIPADVEHKWEKMSKSKGNIIDPLELIELYGTDAIRMTLCATPSQLREIDLDIRKFEEYKNFANKVWNGARFIFMHLDGNADEGLSPLSSEAFASGLDMEILSLEDRWMLSTLNRVVGAVNGHLDNLAFDHAAIAAYDFFWKEFCAYYLEIVKPVLYGKEGSSSDRENKQKILAIVLCTAIRLLHPITPFITEELFMLMKKRLGVNIGDAAIDVYTKEALEALYAKACVVAPYPSIIDEKAIDATVDEAFAAIKKVVYTIRNIRGEMKLPPGTKTDVFIVGADGDPLFSIIRDHKSLVTALVPVKTLEICSETPEIPFTSTGIVDTMTVVIPMPEELRDAEKKRLEKEKIRVEKSLERTRQQLANTSFIERAPKELVEKQRDNAKALEAEYSEITEKLKSL